A window of Aerococcus urinae contains these coding sequences:
- a CDS encoding YfcC family protein, with amino-acid sequence MTKPKLRRFKMPNSLVVLFILLIVIAGLTYIIPAGEFATMTLPSGQEVANPEQFNYVPSNPTSFTDFWNAIPKGFAKSASVIAFTLIIAGTVEVLKKTGLIDGIVTNLSARFSHNGVLVIPILMFFFALIAAFIGTAELSLVYLPIIMPLILSLGFDKLTAAGVVLISTTCVGFSAGFTNPFTVGISHQIAGLPMFSGMGYRVVVFIVFYMICSLYLMKYAKKIQRHPEIVLKEAYQEGLIESEEQGLGQGQEAVRLTGRQKVIGIVLILLFAYMIYNVLVNGWGMIEMAGLFVMIAVVTALIDRMPTNDLIQAFMDGCSSVLSGAILIAVANGVSVLMNEAKILDTVVHQFGNLLQGLPVYLSALAIFLFITIFNFFVTSGSGKAIVAMPIISPLARMVGLNQQVAVLAYTLGDGLTNVFYPTSGYFMATIANAKIEWGDWAKFFLPLLGILYLASMALIIIAQMIGYGPF; translated from the coding sequence ATGACTAAACCAAAGCTACGCCGCTTTAAAATGCCCAATTCCCTAGTGGTCCTATTTATCCTATTAATTGTTATTGCCGGCTTAACCTATATTATCCCGGCTGGAGAATTTGCCACCATGACCTTACCATCGGGGCAAGAGGTGGCTAATCCTGAACAATTTAACTATGTCCCCAGTAACCCCACCAGTTTTACGGACTTTTGGAATGCTATTCCTAAGGGCTTTGCCAAGAGTGCTAGCGTCATTGCCTTTACCTTAATTATTGCTGGAACCGTGGAAGTCTTAAAGAAGACAGGTCTCATTGATGGCATTGTCACCAATCTCTCGGCCCGTTTTTCCCATAATGGGGTTCTCGTCATTCCAATTTTAATGTTTTTCTTTGCCTTAATTGCGGCTTTTATCGGAACAGCAGAGCTGAGTTTGGTTTACTTACCTATTATCATGCCCTTAATTTTAAGTCTAGGCTTTGATAAATTGACCGCGGCAGGTGTGGTCCTCATTTCTACTACCTGTGTGGGGTTCTCCGCCGGCTTTACCAATCCCTTTACCGTGGGAATTTCCCACCAAATTGCTGGTCTCCCCATGTTTTCCGGGATGGGCTACCGAGTGGTGGTCTTTATTGTTTTCTATATGATTTGTAGTCTCTATCTCATGAAATATGCTAAGAAAATCCAACGCCATCCTGAAATCGTTCTTAAAGAAGCCTACCAAGAGGGCCTAATCGAGTCTGAAGAGCAAGGTCTGGGACAAGGCCAAGAAGCTGTGCGTCTGACTGGCCGGCAAAAAGTGATCGGTATCGTTTTGATCCTGCTCTTTGCCTATATGATTTACAATGTCCTGGTTAACGGCTGGGGCATGATTGAAATGGCTGGACTCTTTGTCATGATTGCTGTGGTTACCGCTTTGATTGACCGCATGCCCACCAATGACTTGATCCAAGCCTTTATGGACGGTTGTTCCAGTGTCCTATCCGGCGCCATCTTGATTGCGGTAGCCAATGGGGTTTCAGTCTTGATGAATGAGGCGAAAATCTTAGACACGGTGGTCCACCAATTTGGTAATCTTCTCCAAGGACTTCCAGTCTATCTCTCCGCCTTGGCCATCTTTCTCTTTATTACTATCTTTAACTTCTTTGTCACCTCTGGATCAGGTAAGGCCATTGTGGCGATGCCCATCATCTCACCGCTAGCACGGATGGTAGGACTCAACCAACAAGTGGCGGTCTTAGCCTATACCCTAGGGGATGGCTTAACCAATGTTTTCTATCCGACTTCGGGTTACTTTATGGCCACCATAGCTAATGCCAAGATTGAATGGGGCGACTGGGCTAAGTTCTTCCTTCCTCTCTTAGGAATTCTTTATCTTGCCAGCATGGCCTTAATAATTATTGCCCAAATGATTGGCTACGGGCCTTTCTAG
- a CDS encoding amidohydrolase: MSDLTLAQELSAMRRYYHRFPEPAWMEYRTTISIISRLKALGYEVKYGKVIHNPDCMMGQPKKDLAQAYAATINRELDFDITEILAGYTGAVCELDTGRPGPSIAMRFDIDGLAIKESKSKKHLPNLQGFASKHKGYMHACGHDGHITVGLYLAQWLNDHQDQLTGKYLLIFQPAEEGVKGGKSMVNTGLVDGYDYFLSGHIGMGAPADSVTIGTDGFLATTKTDIQFSGLSAHAGASPEKGHNAILAAASALLNLQTLPQYSTGAARVNVGKIQGGSGRNIIANSCRLEMETRGSSSAINDHLNQRVKEVVAGSAMQYQCKYQLQQVGEAPALNQKDQAFYQELHELLDQADIPNSIGFHFGASEDVVFFMNRVAELGGKACFFLFGSELAKANGHHNSQFDFEESVLVTMVETFTHLLMHYGQKKKEESYD, from the coding sequence ATGTCAGACTTGACATTGGCCCAAGAGCTATCTGCCATGCGCCGGTATTATCACCGTTTCCCGGAGCCAGCTTGGATGGAATACCGCACCACCATCTCTATCATCAGTCGCTTGAAAGCGCTGGGCTATGAAGTGAAGTACGGCAAGGTCATCCACAATCCGGATTGTATGATGGGCCAACCCAAAAAAGACCTGGCCCAGGCCTATGCCGCAACAATTAATCGAGAGCTTGATTTTGATATTACTGAAATCCTAGCGGGTTATACCGGAGCGGTGTGCGAATTAGATACGGGACGGCCCGGACCAAGTATTGCCATGCGTTTTGATATTGACGGTTTAGCCATTAAGGAGAGTAAGAGTAAGAAACATCTCCCTAATCTCCAAGGCTTTGCCTCTAAGCACAAGGGTTACATGCATGCTTGCGGCCATGACGGTCATATTACGGTCGGGCTTTACCTGGCCCAATGGCTAAACGACCACCAAGACCAGTTGACGGGTAAGTATTTACTCATCTTTCAACCCGCTGAAGAAGGGGTCAAGGGTGGCAAGTCCATGGTTAATACCGGCCTAGTTGATGGCTATGATTACTTTCTATCTGGTCATATCGGAATGGGGGCACCAGCCGATAGCGTCACCATCGGTACCGATGGTTTTCTAGCGACCACGAAGACAGATATCCAGTTTTCAGGTTTATCTGCCCATGCCGGTGCTAGTCCAGAGAAGGGCCATAACGCCATCCTGGCTGCCGCTTCCGCCTTATTAAACCTACAAACTCTCCCTCAATACTCCACTGGGGCCGCTAGAGTCAATGTGGGTAAGATCCAGGGTGGGTCAGGGCGGAATATCATTGCCAATTCCTGCCGCTTAGAAATGGAAACCCGGGGCTCATCGTCGGCCATCAATGACCATTTAAACCAGCGGGTAAAGGAAGTGGTTGCCGGATCTGCCATGCAGTACCAATGCAAGTACCAACTCCAACAAGTTGGTGAGGCTCCTGCCTTAAATCAAAAAGACCAAGCCTTCTACCAAGAACTCCATGAGCTCCTGGACCAGGCAGACATTCCTAATTCCATTGGCTTTCATTTTGGCGCCTCAGAAGATGTAGTCTTCTTTATGAACCGGGTGGCTGAACTGGGAGGCAAGGCCTGCTTCTTTCTCTTTGGCAGCGAACTGGCCAAGGCAAATGGCCACCACAATTCTCAATTCGACTTTGAGGAATCGGTTCTGGTCACTATGGTGGAGACCTTTACTCACTTATTGATGCATTACGGACAGAAGAAAAAGGAGGAATCCTATGACTAA
- the rpsF gene encoding 30S ribosomal protein S6, with protein sequence MSENVTKYEVLYIIRPNIDSEAKEALVKRFDDILTSNGTTITKSEDWQKLRFAYEINDFREGVYHLIECEAEDAAGIDEFNRLAKINDDILRHMITKVEA encoded by the coding sequence ATGAGTGAAAATGTAACAAAATATGAAGTGTTATACATTATCCGTCCAAACATTGACAGTGAAGCTAAAGAGGCTTTAGTGAAACGTTTTGACGATATCCTAACTTCAAACGGCACAACAATCACTAAATCAGAAGATTGGCAAAAATTGCGTTTCGCATACGAAATCAATGATTTCCGTGAAGGTGTTTACCACTTGATCGAATGCGAAGCTGAAGACGCAGCCGGAATTGATGAATTCAACCGTCTTGCCAAGATTAATGACGACATTTTACGTCATATGATTACAAAAGTTGAAGCTTAG
- the ssb gene encoding single-stranded DNA-binding protein, whose amino-acid sequence MINNVVLVGRLTREVDLRYTQSGTAVANFTVACDRNYRNAQGETQTDFINCVMWRKAAENFAKFTRKGSLVGIEGNIQTRNYENQQGQRVYVTEVLANNFSLLEPKSVTEQRPQASDNGNNFANPGNNFANDSFGSNQSFGGYNNQQDSPSMNDNSFGGSNDPFAGGNNNPFPSNDNDGSINIADDDLPF is encoded by the coding sequence ATGATTAATAATGTCGTCTTAGTCGGCCGATTAACTCGGGAAGTTGATCTACGTTATACCCAAAGTGGAACTGCAGTAGCCAACTTTACTGTAGCTTGTGACCGTAACTACCGCAATGCCCAAGGTGAAACCCAAACCGATTTCATCAATTGTGTGATGTGGCGTAAGGCTGCTGAAAACTTTGCTAAATTCACACGGAAAGGTTCTTTGGTAGGGATTGAAGGGAATATTCAAACCCGTAATTACGAAAACCAACAAGGCCAACGTGTCTATGTGACTGAAGTTTTAGCCAATAACTTTAGCCTACTGGAACCTAAGAGTGTCACTGAACAACGCCCACAAGCCAGTGACAATGGCAATAACTTTGCCAACCCAGGCAATAATTTTGCTAATGACTCTTTTGGCTCCAATCAAAGCTTTGGCGGCTATAATAATCAACAAGATTCCCCTTCAATGAATGATAACAGCTTTGGTGGATCCAACGACCCATTTGCTGGTGGAAATAATAATCCTTTCCCATCAAATGATAATGACGGATCGATCAATATCGCTGATGATGATCTTCCATTCTAG
- the rpsR gene encoding 30S ribosomal protein S18, with protein sequence MAQNRRRGGRRRRKVCFFCANHMDFIDYKDTDLLSRYVSDKGKILPRRVTGTCAKHQRTLTSAIKRARIMALLPFTVAE encoded by the coding sequence ATGGCACAAAATCGTCGCCGTGGTGGACGCAGACGTAGAAAAGTATGTTTCTTCTGCGCTAACCATATGGACTTTATTGATTATAAAGATACCGATTTGCTAAGTCGTTACGTTTCTGACAAGGGTAAGATTTTACCACGTCGCGTAACTGGTACTTGTGCTAAACACCAACGTACCTTAACTTCAGCAATCAAACGCGCACGGATTATGGCCCTCTTGCCATTTACCGTTGCTGAATAA
- a CDS encoding helix-turn-helix transcriptional regulator, whose amino-acid sequence MNRLKYYRTRSGLSQKALAEEIGVARQTVNMIENDRYNPSLELCIALAKALDTDLNALFWEEDDDEKEK is encoded by the coding sequence ATGAACCGCTTAAAATATTACCGCACACGGTCGGGATTATCGCAAAAAGCTCTAGCTGAAGAAATCGGCGTTGCTCGTCAAACCGTGAATATGATTGAAAATGACCGTTATAACCCGAGTCTAGAGCTTTGCATTGCCTTAGCCAAAGCCTTAGATACTGATTTAAATGCTTTATTTTGGGAGGAAGATGATGATGAGAAAGAAAAATAG
- a CDS encoding DUF3278 domain-containing protein, whose amino-acid sequence MMRKKNSLYIRFLKFFYGVEEMDEYRLIQCERMGNKCFIFLWFWEAILFLIALFFPVDQSLMAFNFILWGSLLGIVLTMVYILIFSMKLGIMVKEIDASDYAANKKRIRKKSAKSSLIYGIILFLFQSLGQKVREGAVQFGLREVVFLLVATVTFYLFMYYMNMHLLKKYEDS is encoded by the coding sequence ATGATGAGAAAGAAAAATAGTCTCTATATTCGTTTCTTGAAATTCTTTTACGGAGTCGAAGAAATGGATGAATATCGGCTTATTCAATGTGAGCGCATGGGGAACAAGTGTTTTATTTTTCTCTGGTTCTGGGAAGCCATTCTATTCTTAATTGCTCTCTTCTTCCCAGTTGACCAGTCATTGATGGCTTTTAATTTCATTTTATGGGGATCCTTATTGGGCATTGTCCTGACTATGGTCTATATTCTGATCTTTTCGATGAAATTAGGTATTATGGTAAAGGAAATTGATGCCTCTGACTACGCTGCCAATAAAAAGCGGATACGAAAGAAAAGTGCCAAAAGTTCGCTAATCTATGGGATTATCCTTTTTCTATTTCAGAGCTTAGGCCAAAAGGTTAGGGAAGGTGCTGTACAATTTGGCCTGAGAGAAGTTGTTTTTCTCTTGGTAGCGACAGTTACTTTTTATCTCTTCATGTATTATATGAATATGCATTTATTAAAGAAATATGAGGATTCTTAA
- a CDS encoding DHH family phosphoesterase, which yields MKDSKHSGRLSNILNQSNIFVPLVIAAILVFLAVGMLMHNNPLIAMISFLLVIFAIILVYVAFRLIEQELNKQVYDLTDDIQTIENEILLQIPLGIILFEEDDTIRWMNPYMQNYFNSSDTLGNKIDDVDSVLSDIYHQLKERDEDDVTGHPISWDDHYLSVGLLEDQNAMYMLDITEYGRIADVADKNRLVIANILIDNYDETIASYSDRRKSTVDNFMTKQLFAWAKKFGSFIKRLDDDRFLLVTTYGELMEMEEDRFSVIDTIRETTSKGNFPLTISMGISYQEEDDEAPDIGKINEIAQSNLDLALSRGGDQVVIKIESEKARYYGGKTNPMVKRTHVRSRQIATTIAQMMQQNESIFVMGHDYPDMDAIGACIGIRSIAEMNDRKCHIIIDESRINSDIEKLLVELRKDEVISESIISPQEAEELIEHNSLLFIVDVHRPSITTAPKLIDMVNGVVVIDHHRKGEEYPENVLLEYIEPYASSTCELITEFFEYQNASSKSINRIEATTMLAGIIIDSRNFTLRTGSRTFDAASYLKSCGADSILIQEFLKEDLSEYIKRNELIESVDIMPPYYGIAAGDDDTVYSTVTAAQAADSLLSMNGIVASFVVFLREDKRVGISARSMGNVNVQTVMEELGGGGHLSNAATQISDVSVSQARELLVDVIKKQSEED from the coding sequence ATGAAAGATAGTAAACATAGTGGACGGCTGTCCAATATTTTAAATCAATCCAATATTTTTGTGCCTTTGGTTATTGCTGCCATCTTAGTTTTCCTAGCGGTAGGGATGTTGATGCATAACAATCCCTTAATTGCCATGATTTCATTTCTTTTGGTTATTTTTGCTATTATTCTGGTTTATGTAGCTTTCAGGTTGATTGAACAGGAACTGAATAAGCAGGTCTATGACCTCACTGATGATATTCAAACCATTGAAAATGAAATTCTTTTACAGATCCCCCTAGGAATTATTTTGTTTGAAGAGGATGACACCATACGTTGGATGAATCCCTATATGCAAAATTACTTTAATAGTAGTGATACTTTAGGCAATAAGATTGATGACGTGGATAGCGTTTTATCCGATATCTACCACCAATTAAAAGAAAGGGATGAAGATGACGTCACTGGCCACCCGATTTCCTGGGATGACCACTATCTCTCGGTGGGACTTTTGGAAGACCAAAATGCTATGTATATGCTAGATATCACTGAATATGGTCGTATAGCCGATGTGGCTGACAAGAACCGTCTAGTCATTGCTAACATCTTAATTGATAACTATGACGAAACCATCGCTTCCTATTCCGACCGGCGGAAATCCACAGTGGATAACTTTATGACTAAGCAATTATTCGCTTGGGCTAAGAAGTTTGGTTCTTTTATCAAGCGTTTGGATGACGACCGTTTCCTTTTAGTCACTACGTATGGGGAATTGATGGAAATGGAAGAAGACCGCTTTTCAGTCATCGATACCATTCGCGAGACGACCTCTAAGGGCAACTTCCCCTTGACGATTTCCATGGGGATTTCTTACCAAGAAGAGGATGATGAAGCGCCAGATATTGGGAAAATTAACGAAATTGCCCAATCTAACTTGGATTTAGCCCTTAGTCGTGGGGGAGATCAGGTGGTTATTAAGATTGAAAGCGAAAAAGCGCGTTACTATGGTGGAAAAACCAACCCCATGGTAAAGAGAACGCATGTTCGTTCCCGCCAAATTGCAACCACCATTGCCCAAATGATGCAACAAAACGAATCTATCTTTGTAATGGGTCACGATTATCCGGATATGGATGCCATCGGGGCCTGCATTGGGATTCGAAGCATTGCCGAGATGAATGATCGCAAGTGTCATATTATTATTGACGAATCACGGATTAATTCTGACATCGAGAAGTTACTAGTGGAATTGCGTAAGGATGAGGTCATTAGTGAATCCATCATCAGCCCGCAAGAAGCTGAAGAGCTGATTGAACACAATTCCTTACTCTTTATCGTCGATGTTCACCGGCCTTCGATTACTACCGCACCGAAATTGATTGATATGGTGAATGGGGTAGTGGTGATCGACCACCACCGTAAAGGGGAAGAATATCCTGAGAATGTCCTCCTAGAGTATATTGAACCTTATGCCTCATCAACCTGTGAGCTGATCACCGAGTTTTTTGAATATCAGAACGCTTCCTCTAAATCCATTAACCGGATTGAAGCAACGACCATGTTAGCTGGGATCATTATTGACTCCAGGAACTTTACCTTAAGAACGGGATCACGGACTTTTGACGCCGCTTCTTACTTAAAATCCTGTGGGGCCGATTCAATCCTGATTCAAGAGTTCCTCAAGGAGGACTTGTCCGAATACATTAAACGGAATGAATTGATTGAAAGTGTCGACATCATGCCACCTTACTATGGGATCGCTGCGGGGGATGATGACACGGTCTATTCCACAGTGACTGCAGCTCAGGCGGCTGACTCCTTACTATCTATGAACGGGATTGTCGCTTCCTTTGTGGTCTTCTTAAGAGAAGACAAGCGGGTAGGGATCTCTGCTCGTAGTATGGGGAATGTTAATGTACAAACCGTTATGGAAGAACTTGGCGGCGGCGGCCACTTGTCGAATGCCGCTACCCAAATTTCTGATGTTAGTGTCAGTCAAGCCCGTGAGCTTTTAGTTGATGTGATTAAGAAACAAAGTGAGGAAGACTAG
- a CDS encoding ABC transporter ATP-binding protein, which translates to MKENIIQVDHLNIASDQGAIIKDLSFTIAAGEFVGIKGPSGSGKSTLLKYLAQLYDPALQVSGTYQLNGQRIEDYPPTTIRKQVSYCFQSPQLFGHTVRENLAFPFEIRGEDFDESLAKRGLEAMALDTRFIDKAIDTLSGGEKQRVALIRNLFFEPKVLLLDEITSALDAKSRDLVWSWLKDYRAKHQVTYLMVSHIDSEHEMTDRTLTLSATEKAPSDEDESSSQEKAGGEVGE; encoded by the coding sequence ATGAAAGAGAATATTATCCAAGTCGACCATTTAAATATTGCCAGTGACCAAGGGGCTATTATTAAGGACTTGTCTTTTACCATTGCAGCGGGGGAGTTTGTTGGCATTAAGGGACCTTCCGGTTCAGGAAAGAGTACCTTATTGAAATACTTGGCCCAATTGTATGATCCAGCTTTACAGGTTTCCGGGACTTACCAATTAAATGGCCAAAGGATTGAGGATTACCCGCCAACCACTATCCGTAAGCAAGTGTCTTATTGTTTCCAATCCCCGCAATTATTTGGCCACACGGTGAGAGAAAACCTGGCCTTTCCTTTTGAAATTCGTGGGGAAGATTTCGATGAGTCCTTAGCCAAGCGAGGCTTAGAAGCCATGGCCTTGGATACCCGTTTTATCGATAAGGCGATTGATACCTTATCTGGCGGGGAGAAGCAGCGGGTGGCTTTAATTCGGAACCTCTTTTTTGAACCCAAGGTGCTCTTATTAGATGAAATTACCAGTGCCCTGGATGCTAAGTCCCGTGACCTGGTTTGGTCCTGGCTAAAAGATTATCGCGCTAAACACCAGGTGACTTACTTGATGGTTTCCCACATTGATTCGGAACATGAGATGACTGACCGAACGCTGACCTTATCAGCTACGGAAAAAGCGCCATCTGATGAAGATGAATCATCTAGCCAAGAAAAGGCAGGGGGTGAAGTGGGTGAATAG
- a CDS encoding ABC transporter permease: MLQANPLSLIFSAGLVVISLYISYRQRLGLEGELITSAFRVVLQLYLVGLVLSFIFDINHPLLTATLIGLIIINAAFHAAKRGQGVDHVFWISLLAISFTVVGTLSLLVLGGALAFTPSQVIALGGTIAGNSMTALGLAYGHLLTTFDQDSQKIQERLALGANPKQASMAIIRQAMQKGMRPTLDKAYAVGIVTFPGTMNGLLFAGVEPKTAIMYQMMIMFTHISTATIASYVATHFAYQSFFDDRQRLKLSAHSRD, from the coding sequence ATGCTCCAAGCCAACCCCCTTTCTCTGATTTTCAGTGCGGGCCTGGTGGTGATTAGTCTCTACATTTCCTACCGCCAACGCTTAGGCTTAGAGGGCGAATTAATCACTTCCGCTTTTCGAGTGGTCCTGCAACTTTATCTCGTGGGATTGGTTCTTTCCTTTATTTTTGATATCAACCACCCACTCTTGACTGCTACGCTGATCGGTCTGATTATTATTAATGCGGCCTTTCACGCAGCGAAACGGGGCCAGGGGGTTGACCACGTTTTTTGGATCTCGCTCTTAGCCATTAGCTTTACGGTGGTCGGGACGCTTTCCTTACTGGTTCTAGGTGGGGCCCTGGCTTTTACCCCTTCACAGGTAATTGCCTTAGGTGGAACCATCGCCGGAAATTCCATGACCGCTCTGGGCCTAGCTTATGGGCATTTACTAACTACTTTCGACCAAGATAGCCAAAAGATCCAAGAACGCTTAGCCTTAGGAGCCAATCCCAAGCAGGCTTCCATGGCAATTATCCGCCAAGCCATGCAAAAAGGGATGCGTCCAACCTTGGACAAGGCCTATGCGGTGGGGATTGTAACCTTTCCGGGGACCATGAATGGTTTGCTCTTTGCTGGGGTAGAGCCTAAGACCGCTATTATGTACCAGATGATGATTATGTTCACCCATATCTCAACGGCAACCATCGCTTCTTACGTGGCCACCCATTTTGCCTATCAGAGTTTCTTTGATGACCGGCAACGCTTAAAATTAAGCGCCCATAGTCGCGATTAG
- a CDS encoding ABC transporter permease — protein MENVSMTPIALAFSFSLVLISLAISYFNQLKLEKAILTAGIRIVIQLSIAALIFQFIFTKDNFYLSALLLLMMLVIAAWNASKRGGQIKGRFWIALVTLMVTEGVTLFVFVGSGAVQWTPSQVIPISGMIIGNAMNAVGLVYSDLLTYFSDQSQAILERLALGASPRQASQGLIRQTIADGMIPTIDGAKTTGIVTLPGMMMGLLFAGVDPMTAVLYQSIVMFMTLSTAAITTFVSSLLTYRKFFTDRELLIRRHSSDK, from the coding sequence ATGGAAAATGTAAGCATGACCCCAATAGCCCTAGCCTTTTCTTTTTCTTTAGTCTTGATTAGTTTAGCGATTTCCTATTTTAACCAATTGAAGTTAGAGAAGGCGATCTTGACAGCAGGGATCAGAATTGTTATCCAATTGTCGATTGCAGCATTGATTTTTCAATTTATTTTTACTAAGGATAATTTTTATTTATCGGCCCTCTTACTCTTGATGATGTTAGTGATTGCGGCTTGGAACGCCTCTAAGCGCGGTGGGCAGATTAAGGGACGCTTTTGGATTGCCCTTGTGACTCTAATGGTGACAGAAGGAGTGACTCTCTTTGTCTTTGTGGGCTCAGGAGCGGTGCAATGGACCCCGTCTCAGGTGATTCCCATTTCGGGGATGATTATCGGTAATGCCATGAATGCGGTAGGTTTGGTCTATTCGGACTTACTGACCTACTTTAGTGACCAGTCGCAGGCCATCTTGGAACGTTTGGCATTGGGCGCAAGTCCTCGGCAAGCGTCACAGGGATTGATCCGGCAAACTATTGCTGATGGAATGATTCCAACCATTGATGGCGCTAAGACCACGGGAATCGTCACCCTGCCCGGAATGATGATGGGCTTACTCTTTGCAGGTGTTGACCCCATGACTGCCGTCCTCTATCAAAGTATTGTCATGTTTATGACCCTATCGACTGCGGCAATTACTACTTTTGTGTCTTCATTATTAACTTATCGGAAGTTCTTTACCGACCGCGAGCTCTTGATTCGCCGTCATTCCTCAGATAAGTAA
- the rplI gene encoding 50S ribosomal protein L9, which yields MKVIFLQDVKGQGKKGEIKEVNTGYAQNFLFKKGLAKEATKSAVSALEGKKKAQAKEAAEELAEAKELKKKLEDEETVVEVKAKGGEDGRLFGSVTSKQIAQALKKQYDIKVDKRKIDLPEPIRAFGYRNVPVKLHTDVEATIRVHIVEE from the coding sequence ATGAAAGTCATTTTTCTACAAGATGTGAAAGGCCAAGGTAAAAAAGGTGAAATCAAAGAGGTGAATACCGGCTATGCGCAAAACTTCCTCTTCAAAAAAGGGTTAGCCAAGGAAGCCACCAAGTCAGCCGTTTCGGCCTTAGAAGGGAAGAAGAAAGCCCAAGCCAAGGAAGCTGCTGAAGAATTAGCCGAAGCTAAGGAACTGAAGAAAAAATTAGAAGATGAAGAAACCGTCGTGGAAGTCAAAGCCAAGGGTGGCGAAGATGGCCGTCTCTTCGGTTCGGTGACTTCTAAGCAAATCGCCCAGGCCTTGAAGAAACAATATGACATCAAGGTCGACAAGCGTAAAATTGACCTGCCTGAACCGATCCGGGCTTTTGGGTACCGAAATGTGCCAGTCAAATTGCATACTGATGTGGAAGCGACTATCCGCGTCCACATTGTTGAAGAATAA